From Acidihalobacter aeolianus, a single genomic window includes:
- the parE gene encoding DNA topoisomerase IV subunit B has protein sequence MSSYNAADIEVLSGLDPVRKRPGMYTDTSRPNHLAQEVVDNSVDEALAGHASRIEVTVHADGSLTVVDDGRGMPVDIHPEQGRPGVEVILSTLHAGGKFSDKNYQYSGGLHGVGVSVVNALSKRLDVWVRRDGREHHIAFEGGDLVTPLEVVGTTAKRNTGTTARFWPDPAYFDSVRFSLPRLKHVLRAKAVLCPGLEVTLLDEASGEREVWRYEDGLRDYLMETAGEFEHLPAEPFTGRSEGHRETVEWALVWQPEGGEGIAESYVNLIPTAQGGTHVNGLRTGLTEAVREFCEFRNLLPRGVKLAPEDVWERVSYVLSLKLADPQFAGQTKERLGSREAAAFVSGVVKDAFSLWLNQHVAEGERLAELVISAANRRLRAGKKVVRKKVTSGPALPGKLADCSAQDLARTELFLVEGDSAGGSAKQAREREFQAILPLRGKILNTWEVDSAQVLGSQEVHDIAVALGIEPGSSDLTGLRYGKVCILADADSDGAHIATLLCALFVRHFRPLVARGHVFVAMPPLYRIDIGKEVYYALDESEREGVLDRLRAEGKRGTPQVTRFKGLGEMNPLQLRETTMAPDTRRLVQLTLDDTAETDGLLDLLLAKRRAADRRGWLESKGNLAEV, from the coding sequence ATGAGCAGCTACAATGCGGCGGATATCGAGGTTCTGAGCGGACTGGACCCGGTGCGCAAGCGCCCGGGCATGTATACGGACACCTCGCGACCGAATCATCTGGCGCAGGAGGTGGTGGACAACAGCGTGGACGAGGCGCTGGCCGGCCATGCCTCGCGCATCGAGGTTACGGTGCACGCCGACGGCTCGCTCACGGTGGTGGACGACGGGCGCGGCATGCCGGTCGACATCCATCCCGAACAGGGCCGTCCCGGCGTCGAGGTGATCCTTTCCACGCTGCACGCGGGCGGCAAGTTCTCGGACAAGAACTACCAGTATTCAGGCGGTCTGCACGGCGTCGGCGTGTCGGTGGTCAACGCGCTGTCGAAACGGCTGGACGTGTGGGTGCGCCGCGACGGCCGCGAACACCACATCGCCTTCGAGGGCGGCGATCTGGTCACGCCGCTGGAAGTGGTCGGCACGACGGCCAAGCGCAATACGGGCACCACGGCCCGCTTCTGGCCGGACCCGGCCTATTTCGATTCGGTGAGGTTCAGTCTGCCGCGCCTCAAGCACGTGCTGCGCGCCAAGGCGGTACTGTGTCCCGGGCTCGAGGTGACGCTGCTCGACGAGGCCAGTGGCGAGCGCGAGGTGTGGCGCTACGAGGACGGGCTGCGCGACTATCTGATGGAGACCGCGGGCGAGTTCGAACATCTGCCGGCCGAGCCCTTCACCGGGCGCTCCGAAGGACATCGCGAGACCGTCGAGTGGGCGCTGGTGTGGCAGCCCGAGGGCGGCGAAGGCATCGCCGAGAGTTATGTGAATCTGATTCCGACCGCGCAGGGCGGCACACACGTCAACGGCCTGCGTACCGGGCTGACCGAGGCGGTGCGCGAGTTCTGCGAGTTCCGCAACCTGCTGCCGCGCGGGGTCAAGCTCGCACCCGAGGACGTGTGGGAGCGGGTGAGCTACGTGCTCTCGCTCAAGCTCGCCGACCCGCAGTTCGCCGGGCAAACCAAGGAGCGCCTGGGCTCGCGCGAGGCCGCGGCCTTCGTCTCCGGCGTGGTCAAGGACGCCTTCAGCCTGTGGCTCAATCAGCATGTCGCCGAGGGCGAACGGCTGGCCGAACTGGTCATCAGCGCCGCCAACCGGCGCCTGCGCGCGGGCAAGAAGGTGGTGCGCAAGAAGGTCACCAGCGGCCCGGCGCTGCCGGGCAAGCTCGCCGACTGCAGCGCACAGGATCTGGCGCGCACCGAGCTGTTCCTGGTGGAGGGCGATTCGGCCGGCGGTTCGGCCAAGCAGGCACGCGAGCGCGAATTCCAGGCCATCCTGCCGCTGCGCGGCAAGATCCTGAACACCTGGGAGGTCGATTCCGCCCAGGTGCTGGGCTCGCAGGAGGTGCACGACATCGCCGTCGCGCTGGGCATCGAGCCGGGCTCATCGGACCTGACCGGCCTGCGCTACGGCAAGGTCTGCATCCTCGCCGACGCCGACTCCGACGGCGCGCACATCGCGACCCTGCTGTGCGCGCTGTTCGTGCGCCATTTCAGGCCGCTGGTGGCGCGCGGGCACGTGTTCGTCGCCATGCCGCCGCTGTATCGCATCGATATCGGCAAGGAGGTCTACTATGCCCTCGACGAGTCCGAACGCGAGGGCGTGCTCGACCGCCTGCGCGCCGAGGGCAAGCGCGGTACGCCACAGGTCACCCGCTTCAAGGGCCTCGGCGAGATGAACCCGCTGCAGCTGCGCGAGACGACCATGGCGCCCGATACCCGGCGGCTGGTGCAGCTCACGCTCGACGATACGGCGGAGACGGACGGACTGCTCGATCTGCTGCTCGCCAAGCGCCGCGCGGCCGACCGACGGGGCTGGTTGGAAAGCAAGGGCAACCTGGCGGAGGTCTGA
- a CDS encoding ferritin-like domain-containing protein, producing the protein MESDPACKCAAAAELWRDWQTGALAVEAAAAPPVAVPVPGRPTRPRLVAPRELPRRGLGTQEGRAALVHAVAHIEFNAVNLALDAVYRFRELPDDFAGDWLRIAAEEARHFGMVRERLQDLGCDYGDYPAHNGLWEMACKTDRDPLLRMALVPRVLEARGLDVTPGMIERLSAAGDLETVAVLEVILREEVGHVAAGSRWYAELCRARGLEPEATFRELVREHAPGHVQGPLHAEARLAAGFSAAELDGLESLRLRRD; encoded by the coding sequence ATGGAGTCCGATCCTGCATGCAAGTGTGCGGCCGCAGCTGAGCTCTGGCGCGACTGGCAGACCGGCGCACTGGCGGTCGAAGCGGCAGCGGCGCCCCCAGTCGCCGTACCCGTCCCCGGTCGGCCGACACGGCCGCGTCTGGTGGCGCCGCGCGAGTTGCCGCGGCGCGGGCTGGGTACGCAGGAGGGTCGTGCCGCCCTGGTGCATGCGGTGGCGCACATCGAGTTCAACGCGGTGAATCTGGCGCTGGATGCGGTCTACCGTTTCCGCGAGCTGCCCGATGATTTCGCCGGCGACTGGCTGCGCATCGCCGCCGAGGAGGCGCGGCATTTCGGCATGGTGCGCGAGCGCCTGCAGGATCTGGGTTGCGATTATGGCGACTATCCGGCGCACAATGGACTGTGGGAAATGGCCTGCAAGACGGACCGCGATCCGCTGCTGCGCATGGCGCTGGTGCCGCGTGTGCTGGAAGCGCGCGGACTGGACGTGACGCCCGGGATGATCGAGCGCCTGAGCGCGGCGGGCGACCTGGAGACGGTCGCGGTGCTGGAGGTGATCCTGCGCGAGGAGGTGGGCCACGTGGCCGCGGGCTCGCGCTGGTATGCCGAGCTCTGCCGCGCGCGCGGACTGGAACCGGAAGCCACCTTCCGCGAGCTGGTGCGCGAGCATGCGCCGGGCCACGTGCAGGGACCGCTGCATGCCGAGGCGCGTCTTGCGGCCGGCTTCAGCGCCGCGGAGCTGGACGGTCTTGAATCGCTGCGGCTGCGGCGGGATTGA
- the trxA gene encoding thioredoxin, whose product MSDSPYVFDVTAADFAERVLLRSEQVPVLVDFWADWCAPCRMLAPVLDGIANSYGGKLLVAKVNSDAEQALASQYGIRSLPTVKLFVGGAVVDEFMGAQPESVIRELLERHVPRESDGLRAQARAEAEAGHADAALALLRRAREDDPDNHRIDLDLAELLIAQGQTAEAEQLLRALPAKYAEEPEVKRLLATSQLAAQQADAPPLDELRERVAARPDDLAAREQLAAACILAGEYEAGMDAYLEIMRRSRSYNDDAGRRGLLAAFELLGGDDRVTPYRRKMFNLMH is encoded by the coding sequence ATGAGCGATTCACCCTATGTCTTCGACGTCACTGCCGCCGATTTTGCCGAACGCGTGCTCCTGCGTTCGGAACAGGTGCCCGTGCTCGTCGACTTCTGGGCGGACTGGTGCGCCCCCTGCCGCATGCTGGCGCCGGTGCTCGACGGGATCGCCAACAGCTACGGCGGCAAGCTGCTGGTCGCCAAGGTCAACAGCGACGCCGAACAGGCGCTCGCCTCGCAGTACGGCATCCGCAGCCTGCCCACCGTCAAGCTGTTCGTCGGCGGCGCCGTCGTCGACGAATTCATGGGCGCGCAGCCCGAATCCGTGATCCGCGAACTGCTCGAACGGCACGTCCCGCGCGAATCCGACGGCCTGCGCGCACAGGCCCGCGCCGAGGCCGAGGCCGGCCATGCCGACGCCGCGCTCGCCCTGCTGCGCCGCGCCCGCGAGGACGACCCGGACAATCACCGCATCGACCTCGACCTCGCCGAACTGCTGATCGCCCAGGGACAGACGGCCGAGGCCGAACAACTGCTGCGCGCCCTGCCCGCCAAATACGCCGAGGAACCCGAGGTCAAGCGCCTGCTGGCCACCAGCCAGCTCGCCGCGCAACAGGCTGACGCCCCCCCGCTCGACGAACTGCGTGAGCGCGTCGCGGCTCGGCCGGACGACCTGGCCGCCCGCGAACAGCTCGCCGCCGCCTGCATTCTCGCCGGCGAATACGAGGCCGGCATGGACGCATACCTCGAAATCATGCGCCGCAGCCGCAGCTACAACGACGATGCCGGCCGCCGCGGCCTGCTCGCCGCCTTCGAACTCCTCGGCGGCGACGACCGCGTCACGCCCTACCGGCGCAAGATGTTCAACCTGATGCACTGA
- a CDS encoding MFS transporter, with the protein MSTPLPETETRTRAKRRTLAALAFSLFLAAMDSTVVAVLLPDISDTLGDSAQRAWVMSAYLLAVMLCAPLAGRLADRYGTRPILAYALALFGIASAGCGFTTGMQGLIALRVLQGLAGGSIIVLDYALLGSLFTADERAKAQGLLSLVWGFAALTGPALGASISAAFGWRSVFWINLPLALVLLLLLPGTRNDGSASAMQKPRPPWQPSPPRPSSRTLVERAFEHRDLLAACMLSFLSSAALYGTVALLPFYIGFGTHPAPYVAAGTIALAALGWSAGSAVCGHLLDRSGYRRFAALGLALMISGTALLALQGGRMDTIAICAGMGLLGFGVGFVATVSLVLAQNRADKGRLGGRTATIQFLRNLGAAIGINALTAVQITRSTDPHGGFHAAFTLLVLTLIPALGLALLLPERYLEPIVPERPRQISE; encoded by the coding sequence ATGAGCACACCCCTACCAGAAACCGAAACGCGTACGCGAGCGAAACGCCGCACCCTCGCCGCACTGGCCTTCAGCCTATTCCTGGCAGCCATGGACAGCACGGTCGTGGCCGTGCTGCTACCCGACATCAGCGACACTCTGGGCGACTCCGCACAACGCGCCTGGGTCATGTCCGCCTACCTGTTAGCAGTCATGCTCTGTGCGCCACTGGCCGGACGTCTGGCGGACCGTTATGGAACGCGACCGATACTGGCCTATGCACTTGCCCTGTTCGGTATCGCTTCAGCCGGGTGTGGCTTTACCACCGGCATGCAAGGCCTGATCGCCCTGCGTGTGCTGCAGGGCTTGGCTGGCGGCTCCATCATCGTGCTGGATTATGCCCTGCTGGGCAGCCTGTTCACTGCTGACGAGCGTGCCAAGGCACAGGGTCTGCTAAGCCTCGTCTGGGGGTTTGCCGCGCTCACCGGCCCCGCCCTCGGCGCATCGATATCCGCCGCTTTCGGCTGGCGTAGCGTGTTCTGGATCAACCTGCCGCTGGCTCTGGTCCTTCTGCTGTTACTGCCCGGCACCCGGAACGATGGCTCCGCCTCCGCGATGCAAAAGCCTCGGCCGCCTTGGCAACCCAGCCCACCCAGGCCATCGAGCCGCACGCTGGTTGAGCGCGCATTCGAACACCGCGACCTGCTCGCCGCCTGCATGCTTTCGTTCCTGTCCAGTGCGGCGCTTTACGGCACGGTCGCCCTCCTGCCGTTCTACATCGGCTTCGGCACGCACCCGGCCCCCTACGTTGCGGCCGGCACGATCGCGTTGGCAGCGCTTGGCTGGTCGGCGGGTTCCGCCGTTTGCGGACATCTGCTCGACCGCAGCGGCTACCGCAGGTTCGCTGCGCTCGGCCTCGCACTGATGATTTCTGGCACGGCGCTGTTGGCGCTACAGGGCGGTCGCATGGACACGATCGCGATCTGTGCGGGCATGGGACTGCTGGGATTCGGTGTCGGTTTCGTCGCCACGGTCTCGCTCGTTCTGGCACAGAATCGCGCCGACAAAGGGCGGTTAGGCGGCCGCACGGCAACCATTCAATTCCTCAGAAACCTCGGCGCAGCCATCGGCATCAATGCACTGACGGCCGTGCAAATCACCCGAAGCACTGACCCGCACGGGGGGTTTCATGCCGCCTTCACGCTGCTGGTGCTGACACTGATCCCCGCCCTCGGGCTCGCCCTCCTGCTCCCGGAACGCTATCTTGAGCCCATCGTCCCCGAACGCCCCCGGCAGATCAGCGAATGA
- a CDS encoding helix-turn-helix domain-containing protein, translating into MTSADTRLQDTPVAGTTLTTRNAATLEEPPHRHAAGQFVLVKHGHLAGGTQSSQWLLQSGMAVWIPPWQTHWGQARNDVEIAALYLSGAQSRDMPTQVTPMRATALMQALVDRLLDTARPPPSPRLRRNMIELLREEIATAAPDGWVLPLPSDRRLQIIANALLNDPSDRRTLSSWASEVGATERTLARLFKRETGMNFRNWCHTLRLREAIQGLSMGMNNAALSGHLGFSSADCFVHWFVNMTGASPKSHRPG; encoded by the coding sequence ATGACTTCGGCAGACACACGCTTGCAGGACACGCCCGTCGCCGGTACCACCTTGACGACCCGCAATGCCGCAACACTCGAAGAACCGCCCCATCGGCATGCCGCTGGACAATTCGTCCTGGTCAAGCACGGGCACCTCGCCGGAGGCACGCAATCGAGCCAATGGCTGCTGCAGTCTGGCATGGCCGTCTGGATACCACCGTGGCAGACCCACTGGGGACAGGCCCGCAACGATGTCGAAATCGCAGCGCTTTACCTGTCCGGAGCACAGAGCCGCGATATGCCTACGCAGGTCACGCCCATGCGTGCCACCGCGCTCATGCAGGCACTCGTCGACCGCCTGCTGGACACGGCGCGACCGCCACCATCGCCCCGGCTCAGACGCAACATGATCGAGCTGCTGCGCGAGGAAATAGCCACTGCCGCGCCGGATGGCTGGGTACTGCCCCTACCGTCCGACCGGCGCCTGCAGATCATCGCAAACGCCCTGCTCAACGATCCGTCGGACCGCCGCACACTCTCGTCGTGGGCCAGCGAAGTGGGCGCCACGGAACGCACGCTCGCGCGACTCTTCAAACGCGAAACCGGCATGAACTTCAGAAACTGGTGTCACACCTTGCGCCTGCGCGAGGCGATTCAAGGACTGTCCATGGGCATGAATAACGCCGCGCTGAGTGGGCACCTGGGATTCTCCTCGGCCGACTGCTTTGTGCACTGGTTCGTGAATATGACCGGCGCCTCACCCAAAAGCCACCGCCCCGGCTGA
- a CDS encoding CopG family transcriptional regulator, producing MALYQDPQGECRTAHCIVQAAKLTGTTTHSLILEAIAEKADQVERRADFDAMAEQRYADIVESGETVSWDEMRTYLERRIVGEKPPRPRARKLAR from the coding sequence TTGGCGTTGTATCAAGATCCACAAGGCGAGTGCCGCACGGCGCACTGCATCGTGCAGGCGGCGAAACTCACGGGGACCACCACGCACAGCCTCATTCTCGAAGCCATCGCCGAAAAGGCCGATCAAGTCGAGCGTCGCGCCGACTTCGATGCCATGGCGGAGCAGCGTTACGCCGATATCGTCGAGTCTGGAGAAACCGTCTCTTGGGACGAAATGCGCACTTACCTTGAACGTCGTATCGTCGGCGAAAAGCCACCGCGCCCCAGGGCCAGAAAGCTGGCGAGATAG
- a CDS encoding phospholipase D-like domain-containing protein, producing the protein MHLYIEPRDGSQPIVQIIEQARRSVELNVYILSDNRVLAALRKAHDRGVKVRIILDRAPHGMGLWQVVDEYRRITDMGITVHGTPQRFAYDRADYICNAKICAIGTADYTAAGFNRNREYIIRFSNPDLVQAAREVFAADWHNKPAGNAPRKYLVLSPGSTWSMVRLIDQPGKLDMEQDDISDTGPVIRAMERKGRDMRLILPWSARRHDAREIRALRHAGVQVRYMSGVYMHAKMIAGDEQGYIGSINITHASLYHNREVGITYGGKILSQVRRQFEQDWSAARP; encoded by the coding sequence TTGCATCTATATATCGAACCGCGCGACGGCAGCCAGCCAATCGTGCAGATCATCGAACAGGCGCGCAGGAGCGTCGAACTCAACGTCTACATCCTGTCCGACAACCGGGTGCTTGCCGCGCTCAGGAAGGCACATGACCGGGGCGTGAAGGTGCGCATCATTCTCGACCGCGCGCCTCATGGGATGGGGCTGTGGCAGGTCGTGGACGAGTACAGGCGGATCACGGACATGGGGATCACGGTGCACGGCACCCCGCAGCGCTTCGCCTACGACCGCGCGGATTACATCTGCAACGCGAAGATCTGCGCCATCGGCACGGCGGACTACACCGCCGCGGGATTCAACCGGAACCGCGAATACATCATCCGCTTCTCGAATCCCGACCTGGTTCAGGCGGCGCGCGAGGTCTTCGCCGCGGACTGGCACAACAAGCCGGCCGGGAACGCGCCGCGCAAGTATTTGGTGCTATCGCCCGGCAGCACCTGGAGCATGGTGCGGCTCATCGACCAGCCGGGCAAGCTGGACATGGAGCAGGACGACATCAGCGATACCGGCCCGGTGATCCGCGCGATGGAACGCAAGGGCCGCGACATGCGCCTGATCCTGCCGTGGAGCGCGAGACGACATGACGCGCGCGAGATTCGCGCGTTGCGGCACGCGGGCGTCCAGGTGCGCTACATGAGCGGGGTGTACATGCACGCCAAGATGATCGCCGGCGACGAGCAGGGGTACATCGGCTCGATCAACATCACCCACGCCTCGCTCTATCACAACCGCGAGGTCGGTATCACGTACGGCGGCAAGATCCTGTCGCAGGTCCGCCGGCAGTTCGAGCAGGACTGGTCCGCCGCCAGGCCCTAG
- a CDS encoding DEAD/DEAH box helicase family protein: MSNFAFLPETFRDIAEAARKAEGHILGDPRAACFHARFTLEAALHWLYRHDPALRLPYDRSLGALLHEPSLQNLLPEAVFQKARVIQKLGNQAVHSPRPVKQYDALQVVKELHHVCYWLARTYAPDAARAGAAWDDARVPQPARAGKAEDTVPRERLAELEAQFAAQSEAALKQQQERDALDAELQVLRAKLAEVRAEAEATPDTHDYSEAETREYLIDVDLRRAGWPLDQPRDREYEVTGMPNNQAKGYADYVLWGDDGKPLAVVEAKRTTADPTAGRQQAKLYADCLEQMHGQRPLIFYTNGYETWAWDDAAYPPRKVAGFYKKDELQRLILRRTQRKALDVATVKDVIAGRYYQKRAIGSLFAQFARQRRKALLVMATGTGKTRTAIALVDALQRAGWVKRALFLADRVSLVHQAVNAFKTHLPESSPVNLVTEKDTDGRVYVCTYPTMLNLIDQSDGGTARFGVGHFDLVVIDEAHRSVYQKYGAIFAYFDSLLVGLTATPREEVDRNTYALFELEAGVPTDAYELDTAVRDGFLVPPHVQQVDIRFPREGIDYDALSPEEKAQWESLDWGDDGEPGMLPTSVNATAINNWLFNTDTVDKVLQHLMEHGHTVENGDRLAKTIVFARNHEHAAFIEERFNHHYPHYKGAFARVIDNRAKYPQSLIDDFSQADKAPHIAISVDMLDTGIDVPEVANLVFFKPVYSKIKFWQMIGRGTRLCPNLFGPDEDKQDFRVFDFCFNFDFFRENPQGIEGSSGVALGTRLFRARVKLLGHVQADTDLDPDAALGGSLVDELHGEVAAMNRENFIVRMHLQAVERFQDRTAWVALSEHDRERLQREVAGLPSERETDELESRLFDLTALRMQLALAEGDGRTLETLRQRVVEIAMLLEDKAGIPAVKAQLGYLAALQEPGFWEGLSLAALEDLRLRLRTLVPFLDKQQRRIVYTDFQDEVLGVREEQAVYMPKMTGVQYEKKVREYLRNHLDHLVIKRLRSNQPLTETDLQGLERTLAEIGADEGAALLGDLLKRSEAPSLAWFVRGLVGMDRAAAQAAFARFLNDRSLTPKQIRFVELIIDQLTTRGVMPAAALYEAPFSALDAGGPEAVFAGRENVVDGLFETLKAAHEGLSEAG; this comes from the coding sequence ATGAGCAACTTCGCCTTCCTGCCCGAGACCTTCCGCGACATCGCGGAGGCTGCGCGGAAGGCGGAGGGGCATATCCTCGGCGACCCGCGCGCGGCCTGTTTCCATGCCCGCTTCACCCTGGAGGCGGCGCTGCACTGGCTGTATCGCCACGATCCGGCGCTGCGCCTGCCTTACGACCGTTCGCTGGGCGCGCTGCTGCACGAGCCGAGCCTGCAGAACCTGCTGCCGGAGGCGGTGTTCCAGAAGGCGCGGGTGATCCAGAAGCTGGGCAATCAGGCGGTGCACAGCCCGCGCCCGGTGAAGCAATACGACGCGCTGCAGGTGGTGAAGGAGCTGCACCACGTCTGCTACTGGCTGGCGCGCACCTACGCGCCGGACGCCGCACGCGCCGGCGCGGCCTGGGACGACGCCCGCGTGCCGCAGCCGGCCCGCGCCGGCAAGGCCGAGGACACGGTGCCGCGCGAGCGGCTGGCCGAGCTGGAGGCGCAGTTTGCCGCGCAGAGCGAGGCGGCGCTCAAGCAGCAGCAGGAGCGCGACGCGCTGGATGCCGAGCTGCAGGTCTTGCGCGCGAAGCTCGCCGAGGTGCGCGCCGAGGCCGAGGCGACGCCGGACACGCACGACTACTCCGAGGCCGAGACCCGCGAATACCTGATCGACGTGGACCTGCGCCGCGCCGGCTGGCCGCTGGACCAGCCGCGCGACCGCGAGTACGAAGTGACCGGCATGCCCAACAATCAGGCCAAGGGTTATGCCGACTACGTGCTGTGGGGCGACGACGGCAAGCCGCTGGCGGTGGTGGAGGCGAAGCGGACCACGGCGGACCCGACGGCGGGGCGGCAGCAGGCCAAGCTCTACGCCGATTGCCTGGAACAGATGCACGGCCAGCGCCCGCTGATCTTCTACACCAACGGCTACGAGACCTGGGCCTGGGACGATGCGGCCTACCCGCCGCGCAAGGTGGCCGGGTTCTACAAGAAGGACGAGCTGCAGCGGCTGATCCTGCGCCGCACGCAGCGCAAGGCGCTGGACGTGGCGACGGTGAAGGACGTCATCGCCGGGCGCTATTACCAGAAGCGCGCCATCGGCAGCCTGTTCGCGCAGTTCGCCCGGCAACGGCGCAAGGCGCTGCTGGTGATGGCCACCGGCACCGGCAAGACGCGCACGGCCATCGCCCTGGTCGACGCCCTGCAGCGCGCCGGCTGGGTCAAGCGCGCGCTGTTTCTGGCCGACCGCGTGTCGCTGGTCCATCAGGCGGTCAACGCCTTCAAGACCCATCTGCCGGAGTCCAGCCCGGTGAACCTCGTCACCGAGAAGGACACGGACGGGCGGGTGTACGTGTGCACCTATCCGACCATGCTCAACCTGATCGACCAGAGCGACGGCGGCACAGCGCGTTTCGGGGTGGGGCATTTCGATCTGGTGGTGATCGACGAGGCGCACCGCTCGGTGTACCAGAAGTACGGCGCGATCTTCGCGTACTTCGATTCGCTGCTGGTCGGCCTCACGGCGACCCCGCGCGAGGAGGTGGACCGCAACACCTACGCGCTGTTCGAGCTGGAAGCGGGCGTGCCGACCGACGCCTACGAGCTGGACACGGCGGTGCGCGACGGCTTCCTGGTGCCGCCGCATGTGCAGCAGGTGGACATCAGGTTCCCGCGCGAGGGCATCGACTACGACGCGCTCAGCCCCGAGGAAAAGGCGCAATGGGAGTCCCTGGACTGGGGCGACGATGGGGAACCGGGCATGTTGCCCACCTCCGTCAACGCCACAGCGATCAACAACTGGCTGTTCAACACGGACACCGTGGACAAGGTGCTGCAGCACCTGATGGAACATGGCCACACCGTCGAGAACGGCGACCGGCTGGCCAAGACGATCGTCTTCGCGCGCAACCACGAGCACGCGGCCTTCATCGAGGAACGCTTCAACCACCACTATCCGCATTACAAGGGCGCGTTTGCCCGGGTGATCGACAACCGCGCCAAGTACCCGCAGAGCCTGATCGACGACTTCTCGCAGGCGGACAAGGCGCCGCACATCGCCATCTCGGTGGACATGCTCGACACCGGCATCGACGTGCCGGAGGTGGCGAACCTCGTGTTCTTCAAGCCGGTGTACTCGAAGATCAAGTTCTGGCAGATGATCGGGCGCGGCACGCGGCTGTGCCCGAACCTGTTCGGGCCGGACGAGGACAAGCAGGATTTTCGCGTGTTCGACTTCTGCTTCAACTTCGACTTCTTCCGCGAGAACCCGCAGGGCATCGAAGGCAGCAGCGGCGTGGCGCTGGGCACGCGCCTGTTCCGCGCGCGGGTGAAACTGCTGGGTCACGTGCAGGCCGATACGGACCTCGACCCGGACGCCGCGCTGGGCGGGTCGCTCGTCGACGAACTGCACGGCGAGGTCGCGGCGATGAACCGCGAGAACTTCATCGTGCGCATGCACCTGCAGGCGGTGGAGCGCTTTCAGGACCGCACGGCCTGGGTCGCGCTGAGCGAGCACGACCGCGAGCGCCTGCAGCGCGAGGTGGCCGGCCTGCCCAGCGAGCGGGAAACCGACGAGCTCGAATCGCGCCTGTTCGACCTCACCGCGCTGCGCATGCAGTTGGCGCTGGCCGAAGGCGACGGGCGCACGCTGGAGACACTGCGCCAGCGCGTGGTCGAGATCGCCATGCTGCTGGAGGACAAGGCCGGCATCCCGGCGGTGAAGGCACAGCTCGGCTATCTCGCCGCGCTGCAGGAGCCGGGGTTCTGGGAAGGGCTGAGCCTGGCCGCGCTGGAGGACCTGCGCCTGCGCCTGCGGACCCTCGTGCCGTTCCTCGACAAGCAGCAGCGCAGGATCGTGTACACCGACTTCCAGGACGAAGTCCTCGGCGTGCGCGAGGAACAAGCCGTGTACATGCCGAAGATGACCGGCGTGCAATACGAAAAGAAGGTACGCGAGTATCTGCGCAACCACCTCGACCATCTGGTCATCAAGCGTCTGCGTAGCAATCAGCCGCTGACCGAGACCGACCTGCAGGGCCTGGAACGAACGCTGGCCGAGATCGGCGCGGACGAAGGGGCGGCGCTGCTGGGCGATCTGCTCAAGCGCAGCGAAGCGCCCTCGCTGGCCTGGTTCGTGCGCGGCCTGGTGGGCATGGACCGCGCCGCCGCGCAGGCCGCGTTCGCCCGGTTCCTCAACGACCGCAGCCTGACGCCGAAGCAAATCCGTTTCGTCGAACTGATCATCGACCAGCTCACCACGCGCGGCGTGATGCCGGCCGCGGCGCTCTACGAGGCGCCGTTCAGCGCCCTCGACGCGGGCGGACCGGAGGCGGTGTTCGCGGGGCGCGAAAACGTCGTGGATGGGCTGTTCGAAACCTTGAAGGCCGCTCATGAGGGCCTGAGCGAAGCGGGTTAG